The DNA segment AGTGTGTGACTTATGCAATCCTTTGTATGAACAGTTGGAACATGTTTGCTTGAATTTGTTCACAGTTCATTTCTCTGCAGGATGGACATTAGAAATGTATATACTTCATTAAGTGTTGCCTGtgtaaagcacagaaagaatACACAGATAATTGGTCTTTGCAGAACTGCTATTAAAGCTGTATGTTTCACCTCAAAAGAGAATTTATCTACCATGCTGCGTCTAATACTTTGCACAACACATTTTCAGTCTTGGAAAATACAACCGGCATCCATACATCAACAATGCTGTTGAGTTCTAgattcatttttaaagcagcaatattctcaaaacactgaaaaacaattgTTTCATTCATAAAAGAGGCCACCTTAATCCAGGGCACAATGCAGATGAAGCTCAGTCTCCGAGCCATCTCATTCAGTGTCGCCATTCTCATGTGTTGCTCACATGGTGCAAGTTCTACACACCTCTGCCAGAAGCAGCTCAAGCCTGACTGGCTGCAGCCCCTTCTTGCTGCCCTGCCTAGCAGAAATGGGACATTGCAGACCAGAGCAAGGTTGGAACACATGATTACGAACATTTCCCTCAAGTATTGCCAAGTGAAGCACTTGGGTTCTCCAGGGCAAACAGACAAGACAAAACTGAGATTCTGCCAGTTAGCAGGATTTTACGAGGTTGCATCAAATCATGTATTAGCACATCAGATTTACCAGTATTAGTACTAGTAACAGTAGCATAGGAAAAGATTATGTTTGTGAGGTGGCTACGCAAAAAAATTTTTTCCACATGATAATAAATGGATACCAAAAGTCTGACGATACCATCATCTGATATCATCAGAGCGGCAAGAGGAAAACTTCAGTTCTTTATCAGGCTCTAATACTCAGACATATTCATATCTGCTATTAAAGACTGTCTATGTATCTGAAacaattaaaatcagaaaacaaaagcaggtgTATGTGTACACTGTGcacttccctgctgctttctccatAGCACTTAAAGCTGAACTGTACAAGCTGTGGAGACAAAAGATACGAACTACTTAACTGTTTTTGCTGAAGAGAGACTTCACAGCTTAACAGGGCTTTATGATGTGTGGTCAGGGAAGTCACATGGAAACATTAAGTAGATTCAACAAATAAGGCTTGACAATTAAATGGTCTCAGAAGACCTTTTTTCCTGACAGAATCTCACACTTACTTCAGCTCTCACATTGACGAAGAGTCTGTTTTTAGTAAGTTTTTAGCAGATTTAAGTCCTGTATGTTTATTGCTACCAGTTGCATTGAGCCATGTAGAAAACCTTAAAGTTAAAAAGGGGTTTAAAATTCTATGCGCTGTTTCTGGATAGCTactacaatattttttctgtacattGACTAAATTATTCACTTCAACTGGCATCAGCTGATTTCAAGGAAAACCctttcaaaatcaaaacttCAGGATATTTCAACAATAAGTATTTCTTAGCTTTTTAGCTGCAAGTATTTGGGGAGGTTTGTTTCTTGCAAAGCCATATAGCTTATAGCTTTCCAGGGTGTCTCACAAGGGAACTGTCACATAAATGATGGAattcattttccctttcccagttCTTTTCCAATAACTTACTTGTTTAGAAACATCTCACTCAATAACTTTTTGTAATAATTACTagagaaaatgtcattttgctcatcttttttttccccctctaaaaGTATCTCTCCTTTTAAGAGAAGTAGGACTTAAAACAATCACAATAATGAAAATCACTCTTTTACACATGTCTGGGTTTAGTATGCAAAAATGTGGAAAATCTGagcttttcttctggttttcagtcTAGTTTTATACAGAATAATTAGCTTTACATATGACTGTAAATGTCAAATCAGTTGGCGGCTGAGTAGCTGCCATCTTACTTCTAGTACTTAGTTAAAACAGCAACTGTAATGAGGTTAAGTCTAAATAACTATTGTtctattaggaaaaatattttgtaataagAAAGTTTCCATCAAGATACAACTTAATGTCCTCAGGAGTCTACAGGTAATGAAACAGATCACATTCCCATCCCTCAATGCCACCAGTTACTCAACGGTATCAGAAAAATTGCCTCTCTGACACAGGATGTGCAGAACCATAGCAGTAAGTTTTTgcatatttgctttatttataaatataaaaccaacCACCCACATTATCCACTGGGATGGTGCTGCACCTGCTCAGGCTGAACCCTTCAGACAGAACGACTGAGGCACACTTTGGTTCCTCAGAAACTTTAAGATAATGTCTGAAGGTATGTCTTGGCAGTGTTTCAGTACAGTAACCTCTTTTAGTACAAATGCTAAAGGTCTTCTGATActaattttcactttaaagattttgctgctgatCCATATGCTGCTAATGATCTTTCTTAGATAGAAAGAGAAGCACCTTAGATCTACTGAAGACAAACAGCTAATAGCAAACGTAAAtaagctttaattttcttctacattCTGACTGTTTCAGAAGCTCCTACATTCACATCTTAGACATACCTGAGGAGTCATATTTATAAAAGATGTTTGAAAAATCCCCAAGAATCCCACAATCTAGAAAGCAAGAAGTAGGAAGTTTTTGGAAGAGGTAAGCAGGTTTCTGTGAGAGGTAGTTCAGGCGATGTTATCCTTGTGCCTGGAAGCACTCATGATCCCGCTTCACCCAAGAGGCAATGAGCAGCTGACATGTGAGTCATCCCTTGTCCTGCCTGTGATATTCGGCAACCTATAGAAGTGTGAGACACTAGACTCCCAGCCCTAATAACCAGCAGAGAAAAGATGGTAAAACACATCttgaaaaactgtatttaataaCTTGCTTAAACTAATAAAGGAGAAATACTTCCTAAATaggctttttcccctccttttctaTGCAAGgcactgcaaaatgcttttgtaaTGCACTTAGTTTCAAAGTCACTTCAGATgatatatgaaataaaactatttGCTGTATTGTAGTATGTAGAATTGTGAGGAAAACTCTATCTGTACAAAATGGTCAGAATGTATATGCAAGGAGGTTTTTAAATCAAAGCCATTTTGATATTATAGAATGAAGGTTTGGACCTCACATGATCAAGTGAGATCTTAGTGGAAAGCACAATCCTTAAAATGTTACCTGTTCATATAAAGAGGTTTTAATTGATTGGTATTTTCCTGATGTATTTAAATGTCCAAGATATACAAAATGAGAGACTGTTGAAAACTGCATATATTCTTGCAGGAAATGTAGAAAGAAGATTGATGGTGATGATCCACTGAAGGGAGGATAAAATGTTTAGAGGTGCTTTATACCTACATTGTAGAGTAAATATTACATAACAGTTATCAGATGTTGTTAAGCAAATATTtgcaagggaagggaaaggcaccaaagcaaacattttataaaacacTGTTAATGGAGGACTCTGTGTGGTACATTATGCTTAGTAACTTGAACAGTAACATGAAGCGCCAAATGACATGCAGGCTACTACTAATAGGGAACAGAGGGCAAGAACTTGCTACAGAGGAAACAGCACATCaggatttcttcctttctttcttccttcctttccccaggCAGCCCGCCTCAGGCTTCTTCACAGTTGCACCCACCAGTAGTTTCATAAACCAGTTGCTTTCTCTGGCCTCTGACACCTTCCTCTAATCTTTCCTACTTGATACGCTGTCATTCTTCCTTGCTATAGAGCTACTATGCAAATACAGGAAACTAACAAAACTCCTGTTTGCAATGCACAGTAACTGCCTGACCTTAATACTGGTTTATATTTGTACGTGTAATACTGTAAATGATACCAACAATGCATAGAATACAAATCTGGCATGTTCATGGAAAAGTCGTATCTAAGGAATTCTAGTTGTTAGCAATATGAAGAGCTACTGTTAGTAATCACATGCAACATACAGTTCAACAGTCAAAATAAATCCTTCCAGTTCCACAAACtacaagcagaaacagagtCTGGACCCATAGAGGCAACAGTCtccactgggtttttttgttttctttccagtaagATCATGgcctattattattattattctgtgaTCCCTGACACTAGCTCTGTGCCAACCATAGCTCAGTGAGGCCAGAAACCTGTCAAGTAGCTGAGTCTGCTTCATTAGCACCTGCTCTTCCGTTTTGTGTTCCTTTAGCAGCTTTCACCTAAGCTGCAGTAGCTCTCCAACCCTGAACTATAGCTCTCAGCCCAGCTCTGGCATGGCCTGCTACAGACTTCGAGgcagcaacaaaacaaagcaacagatCTTTGATGGCAACACCCTGCTCTTCAGTTTGCTCGCAGGTTAACTGCCACCCTGCTGCTATCGCCGTACATCTCAGAACCTTCAGTTTAACCAAGTGCCCTGGGGTTACAAAGACCCATGAAGAGCtggcaaatgcagaaaatggGTACATGGTACAATGACATTGCCTTCAGCAAAGCTCACAGTGCCAGAAACAGGGTAAATCGCTACTGAAGCTTTCTCCCATCCATGACTACCCTGTGGCTTCCTGTGgcaaacagcaaaacccactTCAGAACAAGCTTCTGGGCTAGTTACAGTAAGGCTAGGTACCAATGTTTTCCATTATGGAGCCTCTTGAGTCAGATCTAATGACCTAATGGAGGATTTAAGAAGCATATGACCTGTGCTAGTTTGGGTCACGAGGCCACATTTCTGTTTGTGGTAGGTAAGAGCTGTCAGTTTGAATAGAAAACCAGTACCTGCTAAACTCACCAGGTTTCATTTAAATGTGGTTGGTAACCTGATTGTGGAGAGAGTTCCCAGTGGGAAAGTAAGGTTGAGGACAAGTTATACTGTAAATTCATGACTCTAGAAAACTCTTGAGAAAAGGACTCCCAAatcagtcagaaaaaaagatcaattaAAGTACGGATTGTGCCAGGATATGTCATAGGCTATATTTAGTCCTTGGCTGGTGAAAGTCCAAAACAAAGGAATAGGACTAACAAAAATCTAGAAAAACttgacagagaaaaacagatacCAAACATTTCAGAGCTAATGCTCACTACTATGGGGTGAACCAGACTGAAAAACCCACCAAAAGACTACATATTAGACTTCAGGATTCATTTAGATTGTTGAATTTGTATTTGCTGAACTACAGGGGTTGGGGAAATAGTGTCTTCAGAAAGTTATGAGGTCAAATAATAAAACTAGGGATACCAGTGGTCACATATACACTTTATATTGGCAGCATTCAATTGGCTAGGTTTAAGGTCTGgttgagaaaaagagaaatggtcctagttaaaaaaaaaaaaaaaaaaaaaagccgtaACATAGGCCCCATAATGCCCAAATTTATACGTGGCTAGGTAATCATACTTGAACCAGCCCAGCTTCAGTACATACAAGTCTGATTCAGCTAAGAAACACTGGTCTAATAATTACTTTTAGAACTAATGCTaagaaaactttgaaatctGGAGAACAGGTGTCCGAGTCAAGTGAGATAGAAATATAGTTGGATAGAAGTGCTATCCAACAGCAGTAACAGTTTATACATGAATAATGCATTATACATGAATAATGCAACTAATAGGTGGTGGTCTTGGCTCAGACTTTGCTGTGGGTCCAGTGTGTGTGAGAGAGCAATTAATGACTTCAGACAGGAATTCTCAATGCATTCCTATGTTTACATTATTCTGAGAACATTTGAATAGcactaaagtaaaaaaaagttaggaGAAGTTCATTAGCTATGGCAACAAGATGACTAGTAAATAGCATCCATTATAAACTGAAGGTTGGTGTACTAGGGATTACAAACTAATGTTTATTCAGAGCCAAAAGGGAATATAGTCCAACTGGAGAAAAATAAGGCGCAGTCTCCTAAAGAGAACATTCATAACCACAGAGGCTTATGACAAGTGTTTGactgggcacaggcagggctgctaTATTGTGGTTTTGTTCATACCAAGGACTACAATTAGCTCCTATCATAAAGATCTACCTTTAAGGTAAATGTTTATGATTTACCTATCATGAAAAATTACTACCGTTATCATGAAGGTAGGTAAATAGCTCCACGCTCACGAGAGAATTCAGGCTCGAGAAATTAAAAGGCAATTCAGGAAACTTACTCGTAAACAACTTTGTCACAAAGCTTACAACTGGGTTTCCCCAAGTATGTTCCGTGAATAAACTACAGACACTGGCAAAAAGTCCCAGCTTCAGCGGCGCGTAAAGGAGCTCACTTGCTCCCAGTCCGAACCCGGTTTCCCTCAGCACAGACCAGTAAATGGCACAAACCACACCAGGCCtttcaccccccccccccacgggcagcccggccgcggccccctCAGCGGGCCCCGAGAAAACGCCTTAACCCTAACAGGGTTTCCCAGGGGAAGGAGACGGACTCACAGGTGCCTCTCCCTCGCAGCACCGGCAACGACCGCCTCCGCAAGCCCAGGGGGACACCGCAGCGGAGCCAGCATCCGCCTCCCTCGCTCCATCATGGCGGCTCCGCCTCGCTCGGCGGGAGGGAGCCGTTACCGCAGcaacagcaccagcagctcccagacCGCCCTGCGGGTCTAGTCGTGGCGGGAAGGATGGCTGAGCCTATCAGCGGTGCGCTTGTTGCGAGGCGGCCGAGAGGCGGCGCCCAGTTAGAAAGCAGCCGTTGGGGACGCGGGAAGACGCCGGCCGTTTGAAAGCTGGTGGGTGCGGGCGGGCTTGGTGGCGTGTCTCTCGCTCCGTCCCGCTCCCCTGGGTGAGCCTTGACTCGGCGGGGCGCCTTTTGCCCCGTCCCGCTCCCCTAGGCAGGAGTCGGCAGGTACCGTGGAGCGCCGCTTGTttgcggggccgcggcggccgccGTTAGTGCCTGGTCggatggagggggggggtgCCCCCCTGAGGAGAGGCCCCGCTCGGTGCGGGCCCCGCGGAGGGCAGCGGTGCGGTGGGCGGCAGCGGTGCGGTGGGCGGCAGCGGTGCGGTGGGCGGCAGCGGTGCGGTGGGCGGCAGCGGTGCGGTGGGCGGCAGCGGTGCGGTGGGCGGCAGCGGTGCGGTGGGCGGCAGCGGAGCGCCGTgcggccgggggctgccgggaTCCTGGCACCGGCTGTCGGTACCGTGGCGGCCCCGAGCACGGCGCAGCGCCGCGCCTCCCCCTGACGCTGTGGGTAACCCCTTGCTGGTGGAATAGCCAGAGAAACGTGGCTGCGCCGTTACTGCTTATTGTGGTAACGGCAGCAACAAAAGCGGCTCTGGGAAGAGGCCTTAACAGTGCGAGGGGGTAGAAAGGGCCCCGAAGGTTTTTCCTGTAATTGCGGGTTACAACCGCTACGACTGTCTTGCGTGTCTTGACGCTACGTTTATTCACTTACGTGTTTGTTGTAGCACTATGGCGAATATAAAGACAGAAGATGAAATAATCCTCTTCgaaagagaaatgaaggagTTTTGGAccaaattaaaaagtatttatgaCACTGAACTGATCAGTGAGACTTTAGCACTAAGAGATTCATGCAAGGAGTccataaaaatgctttcaggtAAAAAGACTTATGTTCCTGCTACCTCTACTTTTTCCAAGTTATCCTCAAACTTTTTCAGataacaaataattttccattacAGAGAAATGGTCTAAGAAGCTGAAAGAAGGAGATCTGATGATTGATAAAATTCACGAGTATAGCAAAGGTACAGTatagtttttaattattgtctagcatttctaaaaattaacTTAATACAGCTGAATAATATGTTTATCTTCCCATTTTAAAAGGTAAGTAACATCATCAGAATGAAGTTAGAATGAATTCAAACATATTTGGTTGGTTACAGGATGTAAACTGCAACTCAAAAGCAGTTGGAAAACTTCATTGATGATGCGAAAAGATAAAGGTCTAGTAAAAGTGTTCAGTATAGTGGTTTTGGTGcttaagtatttaaaacaaagtacCAGAACTTGCTGACTGCAATAAAACTTAAATTAAGATTGCTTAGTAAAGTTAAATACTAGGTTATTTACGCCTCTTCTGTATTAGTAAAAATTATAGTCAGTCTATCAGTCTAGGATTAACTTCTCTGAATTCTGTAGTTAAAATTCAGAATATCAGGTAAAAATAACTGCAGCTCTAATATCAATCAAGAGTTTCCGTTTCTTGCTTCATGTCAAATTATTTGTCCATTATTTATATAGTGCTAGCACCAGAAACAATTTGCATCTGGTTGAAGtaggggggcgggggggggggaagaaaagcttttttgaaTAACTTTCACTTTGTTTACTTAATGCTGTTAGTCTAGTTATGCTGACTTCTCTCTTCAGCTGATACAACATGTGTTTCACTAGTATTATTCAAGTAAGTCATCTCAACCAAATAGATTAATCATGTCCCTATTTAGTGTTTATCAACTGTATATGTTCATATTTTGTTGCCTGCTTTCAGAGATcctccagcagagccagcacgTGTCAGAAAATCAAGAGCatttgacagaaataaaatctaacCTAAATCAAGAAGAAGAGCAAAGGAAGGACTTGACTGACAGCATTCAGGAGCTTAAAGAAGAgttgctgaagaaaaaggaaagtaagcAAGTAAATGACAAGTAAATTTTCTTAATTACAGGAGGAATTGTTTTCTATACTTGCTTTTGATGGGCTTTTCTACTGTTCTGAATATTTGTAATGTGCTTGTTTTACTTTGATATTTACGGCGGCTTTTAAAATTCTAGTAATATCTTCTAAAAACAAAGCCACTAAGCAGAGAGTGGAACGACTATGCAAGTTCAAAGCATTGTTTGAAGAGCGGCTTGGATTGGAGATACGCAGAATTCACAGTAAGTTTCTGTAGTTTTCATGTGCAGTAATACTAAGTGGTTAACATTGGATTGTGCAGTGAAGAACATACTAGCTTACACAACTGCAGGATTATCTTAGCTAAGGTATTACCAGTGTCTCCCAAATAGCAAAATATGGTATGTTAAAATGCATCTGTCTTTCAAAAGAGACTAGGGTTGCCTAATTTGTAAGTGTTCTAAGAATATTAATTGAAATGGCCTTTTAGTGTGATTTTAGTCATCATTGTGACTCTCCAGTAGAGGTTACTGGTGTTAATTAATTCTGTTTGTGTATGTTTTAGATGAACAATTACAGTTTATATTCAGACACATTGACCACAACGATCCTGACAAGCCATATGTATTTACGCTTTCCATAAATGAACAAGGAGATTATGAAGGTATGGGAATTTTGAATCCTTAAGCAAAGGGACAGAATCTAATGCCCCTATTtgaaagaaaggggaaagaagtaaagtgtggtttggttttaacCTTTATCTTCCAATTTCTGAATGAAGAATTTTGcagtggtaatttttttttttaaatgaggtttttcttgttaatttaTATGAAGATAAAACTGCGTATCATCAGTCCCGTCTGTCTGTGGAGTTGCTGTTTACTTTGTATTGAACAAAGCAGGAGAGAATATAGAGATAGGTACTTCAGTTTGTGGtttgttgctgcttctgtttttgcTGGAGTGGGTGTTTCTGACAGGCATATTCCAACCTGTTTGAGAAGCCTAGAGGGTAGAAGTTATGTGACATGAGGAAGATTAAAACTTGAAATCCAGCATTCCCATTCTGTAAGGGTACAGCTTTTCGTATCTGAAAGCTGTTTTTGCAGTACAGATCTTCAGTTATGAAGAACAGCAGTGGTGATTTGAGTACTGTGCTGAGTAGCTTCTAGACAGATGCTGCTGTTGCTCTGCCTTTAGGTATGGACTGAAtagatttctggttttattaattCAGATCTAAACTGTACTGAAGTTAAAAGTTTATCACATGCTGGACACTACATCAGTTTTCaatctgcctgcctgcagagcaaCAGAAATCCTGTCTGCAGAGCAGTAAAAATGTTTAGGAACGTGTTTCAATTTTTGAGCAGGCTGTGGATTACTGAGAATTGCTGAGAATTCAagcaggagcacagcactgAGTGGTAggtctggaaataaaataaaaataataaaattatgtgTTCTTtgaggcttttgctttgctggaataaaattatttaataggCTACTCAAAATACTTAAGGAAGCTGAAACGTACAAAGATAACCTACATTAGTATTTCATAAGCATGGAAAAAACCTAatgaatttttttataataatattttgGAAACTTGTCTTTTTAGTGACTTCCTGTTTTCCTCCTCTGGACTGTATAGAAGAGTTCCAGCTCAAAGTCAGAGAAACTAacaatttttctgcatttgttgcAAACATCAGAAAAGCTTTCACTGCTTTATCTTGTAAACAGTCTGTATAAAACCAGCTTATACCTCTCTTCCTAGTGTcaagcacacttttttttttctttccttgctgtaTTGTGAAAGTATGCATTTATCCAtgttttactttaatttctaaataaagaaaaatgaaaacagtattttagtCCACTGTCATCTGAAGACATTTTGAATCATTCTTCAAACAACAGTAAAATCAACTACTTAACTGAATGTCTGCAGACATGCAAATTTTGATCTAGTAGCAATGGATTAATGTAATGATCTCTATTTAGCTATTCATCACAGGagaaaacaactgaaacatGCCCTCAGTAAGAAAGACAAATGCTCAGACTTaccatcattttcttttcttgttcatCTCAGGCATGAGTGTATGTTTTACTGCTTCTAACAAAATTACTTTGCCAAGATTGCTATGCacagaacataaaaatacacGACAACTGCATTGGAATTCACATTTCTAGGAATTACTTGCTAGAAAAGATGATGTGCCTGGTTGTAAATGTTCTATGGATATGCCTAAAGCAAGAAGTAAAGTTTGAAATGTTTATGGTGTGTAATTTAAACCTTTACAACTAATTTTGGAGTTTGAATAATAAACTTGCTTAATATTTGCGAAGGCAGATCAGGTGCAAATCTTACTTCCTCTAAAACAGCCAGACATTCCAAAAGCAGGTAAAAGCTAGGAAAGGGTACACAacaggtttgtttgtttgattatTCTAAAATATGAAGTTAAGCTGGCTTCTGATATCCCTAAAACAGCCTTTATCCTAGCTAAAGATCTGTCTTCAAATCTTAAAAATGTGCCTTTATCAAATGCACTTAGTGCTTATAGCATCTCTTGCACCTGTTACGTGGCAATTaggaattttctgtttgttatgAAGTGGCACAGTACAGCAATATCCAATTTTAAGGACAACGAGGATAATACTATGTACTGATGCAACAGATATAATTATTGGGACCCTAGTGTAATAGCATACAAATACCAACTGAAATGTCTCAAAGAGCATGTGGGAAAGCTCTTGAGCTCAAAAGCATTGTGCAGCTTTTTGGACACCATcagccagagccctgcagctgctggtagTGCTCCATCTATTAGCAGGATCAGGTTTATCTTAAGGCAGATGTGGATTTCAGTGAAGGTTACtaagggcttttctttttccataaatCAGTTTACCCAGCCCTTAGCTTTCCCTTTCAAACTGCTGACCTGTACTTAGCTACCAAAAGTCAAGCCTGAAATGCATGGGCTGTCAGCTA comes from the Falco peregrinus isolate bFalPer1 chromosome 8, bFalPer1.pri, whole genome shotgun sequence genome and includes:
- the SPC25 gene encoding kinetochore protein Spc25, which codes for MANIKTEDEIILFEREMKEFWTKLKSIYDTELISETLALRDSCKESIKMLSEKWSKKLKEGDLMIDKIHEYSKEILQQSQHVSENQEHLTEIKSNLNQEEEQRKDLTDSIQELKEELLKKKEIISSKNKATKQRVERLCKFKALFEERLGLEIRRIHNEQLQFIFRHIDHNDPDKPYVFTLSINEQGDYEVTSCFPPLDCIEEFQLKVRETNNFSAFVANIRKAFTALSCKQSV